One region of Wolbachia endosymbiont of Drosophila innubila genomic DNA includes:
- the recG gene encoding ATP-dependent DNA helicase RecG, with the protein MSNQIFLNSRLENIPKFHSAILPKLCGGDKVVDLLFYKPLSYVDRSKLLSDARVGEFTTFIAKVYEHQSPTFRGRPYKIVVESESQYIFIVFFNYSVKYLYKLFPIGANVIISGKLEKFAEHWQITHPDYVSLDINQFKEIACIEPVYQLCRGITNKRIGNIISSNLKELPDLPEWIDDTLIKQKKWLSWRESIIKLHRPSSLVEAEVCRKRLAYDELFAYQLALKLARKNHVKERGREFIILSKYKEQVLNELSFQLTNDQTRAIDEISERQKSKYRMISLLQGDVGSGKTVVALFAMINVVENNMQAALMAPTTILAEQHYNWIEEVLSCTDIKVALLTGKTSRKERKIIMNELASGVLNIVIGTHALFQANVTFKNLGLAVIDEQQRFGVMQRNRLVGKGENADILFVTATPIPRTLQQAMYGDVECSILKEKPKSRLPIKTVTMNISRVPDVIEKLKGAINRGEKAYWICPYIEENEETNIAAAEMRFQELQKTFLDKVGIIHGKLTQEQKDQVMFSFKRNEFSLLVATTVIEVGIDVPDATIMIIENAEQFGLSQLHQLRGRVGRGNKPSFCVLLYDNLSKSSSSKLKIMCESQDGFYIAERDMMLRGSGDILGTKQSGCMEFKFADLYQDKELLNLAYNNAKGAMADFELLLDIFEYRSRLHFSKFQ; encoded by the coding sequence ATGAGCAATCAGATTTTTCTAAATAGCAGGCTGGAGAATATACCTAAGTTCCATTCCGCAATATTGCCTAAACTTTGTGGTGGGGACAAGGTGGTGGATCTGCTGTTTTATAAGCCACTTAGTTATGTGGATAGAAGCAAGTTACTATCTGATGCTCGAGTTGGAGAATTTACAACTTTCATTGCAAAAGTTTATGAGCATCAGTCGCCCACTTTTAGAGGCAGACCATATAAAATAGTCGTTGAAAGTGAGAGTCAGTATATATTCATAGTCTTTTTTAATTACTCAGTTAAGTATTTATATAAACTATTTCCAATTGGAGCGAATGTGATCATCAGTGGCAAACTCGAAAAATTTGCTGAACATTGGCAAATTACTCATCCAGATTACGTGTCGCTTGACATCAACCAATTTAAAGAAATAGCTTGCATAGAGCCAGTTTACCAATTATGCCGTGGCATTACCAATAAGCGCATTGGGAACATAATAAGCTCTAATCTAAAGGAATTGCCTGATTTACCAGAGTGGATAGATGATACATTAATCAAGCAAAAAAAATGGTTAAGTTGGAGGGAAAGCATCATAAAGTTGCACAGACCAAGCTCATTGGTGGAAGCTGAGGTTTGTAGAAAAAGGCTTGCTTATGATGAATTGTTTGCGTATCAGCTAGCGCTGAAACTTGCAAGAAAAAATCATGTGAAAGAAAGGGGAAGAGAATTTATAATATTGAGTAAATACAAAGAGCAAGTTTTAAATGAATTGTCGTTTCAATTAACAAATGATCAAACTCGTGCAATAGATGAGATCTCAGAGAGACAAAAATCCAAGTATCGCATGATAAGCTTGCTGCAAGGTGATGTTGGTAGTGGCAAAACCGTAGTTGCACTTTTTGCAATGATAAATGTGGTAGAAAACAACATGCAGGCAGCTCTAATGGCACCGACTACTATCTTGGCGGAGCAACATTATAATTGGATTGAGGAAGTTTTATCCTGTACCGATATAAAAGTTGCGCTGCTTACTGGTAAAACTTCGCGCAAGGAAAGAAAGATTATCATGAACGAACTTGCAAGTGGTGTTTTAAATATAGTGATTGGCACTCATGCACTATTTCAAGCTAACGTTACATTTAAAAATTTAGGGCTTGCAGTCATAGACGAACAACAGCGATTTGGAGTGATGCAGAGAAATCGCTTGGTAGGAAAAGGAGAAAATGCCGATATACTTTTCGTTACTGCAACTCCCATTCCAAGAACCTTGCAGCAAGCTATGTATGGTGATGTTGAATGTTCAATTTTGAAAGAAAAACCAAAATCCAGATTGCCAATAAAAACTGTAACTATGAACATTAGTAGGGTGCCAGATGTTATTGAAAAGCTAAAAGGTGCTATAAACAGGGGCGAAAAAGCATATTGGATTTGTCCATATATAGAAGAAAACGAAGAGACCAATATTGCTGCAGCAGAGATGCGTTTTCAGGAATTACAAAAAACATTTCTTGATAAAGTCGGGATAATACACGGAAAATTGACTCAGGAGCAGAAAGATCAAGTTATGTTTTCCTTCAAAAGGAATGAATTTTCTCTGCTTGTTGCAACCACTGTGATAGAAGTTGGTATAGATGTGCCAGATGCAACCATCATGATTATAGAAAATGCAGAGCAATTTGGGTTATCACAATTGCATCAGTTAAGAGGCAGAGTAGGGCGAGGAAACAAGCCATCTTTTTGTGTATTATTATACGATAATTTAAGTAAAAGCTCATCTTCAAAGTTAAAGATCATGTGTGAGTCACAAGATGGATTTTACATTGCTGAAAGGGATATGATGCTAAGAGGCAGTGGAGATATTTTAGGCACAAAACAATCAGGATGTATGGAATTTAAATTTGCTGATTTATATCAGGACAAAGAGCTGCTCAATCTCGCGTATAATAACGCAAAAGGCGCAATGGCTGATTTTGAATTACTGCTTGATATATTTGAATATAGGAGTAGATTACATTTTTCAAAATTTCAGTAG
- a CDS encoding proton-conducting transporter membrane subunit produces MDCVLTSLSLPFSITENYLLITALIPLLSALVIFFTGKWPGVNNSITVTSSVLLFTYTCLCTLYWVYGDHSQFILMDFGNNLHISLKLESTGVIFSLLISFLWVLTSIYAICYMQNNYADSNHSSFLCFFSISIGCAMFIAFSGDLLTTFVFYELLTISTYPLVTYNSTNESMIAGRYYFGVLFFSSLVLFFPAIGLLYHEFHTLDFVSGGIFKFDTSLITFIAVCFAMLIYGIGKAALMPMHFWLPKAMVAPTPVSALLHAVAVVKSGVFIIIKVILYTFGVDNMQRFVQQNWFAGGWLPYAAGFTIITASLIALKQKELKKLLAYSTISQLSYIILFASIFSDLSMRVAIFQLVCHAFAKITLFFVAGAIITRAGEKYIDKIYGIGRSMPISMTAFAIGALSMIGVPPAPTFWGKFLIFQAVFNSGNVILSVFVTLVLIVSTILNALYFLPIIYNAFFLKPSQNYFIKKTPILLVLPPVITAMCTLVIFFSYQVIF; encoded by the coding sequence ACCATTTTCAATTACTGAGAATTATTTATTAATTACTGCGTTGATTCCACTTTTAAGTGCGTTAGTTATTTTTTTTACTGGTAAATGGCCCGGAGTGAACAATAGTATTACTGTCACTTCTTCTGTACTTCTGTTTACGTATACGTGTCTGTGCACTTTATATTGGGTATATGGTGATCATTCTCAATTTATTCTCATGGATTTTGGTAATAATTTGCACATTAGTTTAAAGCTAGAGTCTACCGGAGTAATATTCAGTTTATTAATATCGTTTTTATGGGTGCTGACCAGTATATATGCAATATGTTATATGCAGAATAACTATGCTGATAGCAATCACTCAAGTTTTCTATGCTTTTTTTCAATATCGATTGGCTGTGCAATGTTTATTGCTTTTTCTGGAGACTTGCTCACTACATTTGTCTTTTATGAGCTTCTAACTATTAGTACATACCCTCTGGTTACTTACAACTCAACAAATGAATCAATGATTGCAGGACGCTATTACTTTGGCGTGCTATTTTTCTCTTCTTTGGTATTATTTTTTCCTGCAATAGGCCTTTTATATCATGAATTTCATACTTTAGACTTTGTAAGCGGTGGAATATTCAAATTTGATACTTCACTCATCACTTTCATTGCAGTGTGTTTTGCTATGCTGATTTACGGAATAGGAAAAGCTGCATTAATGCCAATGCATTTTTGGTTACCAAAAGCAATGGTTGCACCAACTCCTGTGAGTGCACTACTGCACGCTGTTGCTGTTGTGAAATCCGGAGTTTTCATCATCATAAAAGTTATATTATACACTTTCGGCGTCGATAATATGCAACGTTTTGTGCAGCAAAATTGGTTTGCTGGAGGGTGGCTTCCGTACGCTGCTGGATTTACTATTATTACTGCATCATTGATTGCACTAAAGCAAAAAGAATTAAAGAAATTGCTTGCTTACTCTACCATCTCTCAATTGTCGTATATTATATTATTCGCTTCAATTTTTAGTGATCTCAGCATGAGGGTTGCAATTTTTCAATTAGTTTGCCACGCATTTGCAAAAATCACTTTGTTTTTCGTTGCCGGAGCAATAATAACGAGAGCAGGTGAGAAATATATAGATAAGATTTACGGTATAGGACGCAGTATGCCAATTAGCATGACAGCATTTGCTATAGGTGCATTGTCTATGATAGGGGTGCCGCCTGCTCCGACTTTTTGGGGTAAATTTCTCATTTTTCAAGCTGTTTTCAACTCTGGCAATGTAATACTTTCTGTGTTTGTAACTCTAGTGTTAATTGTTAGTACTATACTCAACGCTCTGTACTTTTTACCGATAATTTACAACGCCTTTTTCTTAAAACCTTCTCAGAATTACTTTATTAAAAAAACACCAATTCTTCTAGTTTTACCTCCAGTTATTACTGCTATGTGCACTTTGGTTATTTTTTTTAGCTACCAAGTAATATTTTAA
- the miaA gene encoding tRNA (adenosine(37)-N6)-dimethylallyltransferase MiaA yields MKNNIVIITGITASGKSELCDNLREKYGNISIINCDSKQVYKEIPIITAQPLKQEEFYKLYGYVSAKENYSVGLWLEDLEKEVNHALENAQIPIITGGSGLYISSFIKGLSSMPQISQEVRKNVSELRKNLSKEEFYKLVLSKDSKVQDKICINDSHRLSRALEVITETGKTIFVWQENRQPPLFDNFKIYTILPKREDVYQKINSRFIKMIENGAIDEVKKLLSMNLAPNLPAMKAHGVPEIVKYLKGEITLDEAIQIAQTNTRHYAKRQYTWFKNQFPSSEVIDCANELTALEIF; encoded by the coding sequence ATGAAAAATAATATAGTAATTATTACAGGAATTACGGCCTCAGGTAAATCAGAATTATGCGATAACCTGAGAGAAAAATATGGAAATATTAGTATAATAAATTGTGATTCAAAGCAGGTATACAAAGAAATTCCCATAATTACTGCTCAACCACTAAAGCAAGAAGAATTTTATAAATTATATGGTTATGTTTCAGCAAAAGAAAATTATTCCGTGGGTCTATGGTTAGAGGATTTAGAAAAAGAAGTTAATCACGCATTAGAAAATGCTCAAATACCTATCATCACTGGAGGAAGCGGGCTTTACATCAGCAGTTTCATCAAAGGCTTATCATCAATGCCACAAATAAGTCAGGAAGTGAGAAAAAACGTAAGTGAGCTCAGGAAAAATTTAAGTAAAGAGGAGTTCTATAAATTAGTATTAAGCAAAGACTCAAAAGTTCAAGATAAAATCTGTATTAATGACTCGCACCGTCTTTCAAGAGCACTTGAAGTTATCACTGAAACTGGTAAGACAATCTTTGTATGGCAAGAAAATAGACAGCCTCCTTTATTCGATAATTTTAAGATATATACAATTTTGCCTAAACGTGAGGATGTATACCAAAAAATAAATTCTCGTTTTATCAAAATGATCGAAAATGGAGCAATTGATGAAGTAAAAAAGCTACTTAGTATGAACTTAGCTCCAAATTTGCCAGCTATGAAAGCACATGGAGTGCCAGAAATTGTAAAGTATTTGAAAGGTGAGATTACTTTAGACGAAGCGATACAGATTGCTCAAACAAACACAAGACACTACGCAAAACGCCAGTACACTTGGTTTAAAAACCAGTTCCCAAGTTCTGAAGTCATTGATTGTGCAAATGAGCTAACAGCGCTTGAAATATTTTAA
- a CDS encoding cytochrome c-type biogenesis protein CcmH: MRIVISLLFILIFHSGVNAFTLDNKLRDKSMEKRATSLFEIIRCPICSGESLSESGSQIAYDMREAIRKKINDGYTDEEIISELKNSYGNSIIIVPPSTYILWFIPLTTLLIGCFLIQRYINTTT; encoded by the coding sequence ATGAGAATAGTAATTAGCTTACTTTTCATATTGATATTCCACTCAGGCGTAAACGCTTTTACTCTGGATAATAAACTCAGAGATAAAAGCATGGAAAAACGAGCAACCAGTTTATTTGAAATAATAAGGTGTCCAATATGTTCTGGCGAATCATTGTCTGAATCTGGATCTCAGATCGCGTATGATATGCGAGAAGCAATTCGTAAAAAAATCAATGATGGATACACTGATGAAGAGATAATCTCAGAGTTAAAAAATTCTTACGGCAATTCAATTATAATCGTACCACCTAGCACTTACATTTTGTGGTTTATTCCACTTACAACTCTGCTTATTGGGTGTTTTTTAATACAAAGATACATCAATACAACCACTTAA
- a CDS encoding transposase: MLRKRSIIETVFGSLKNKFEIEHTRHRSPINFLVHIFSTLVSYSMQPLHF, from the coding sequence TTGTTAAGAAAAAGATCGATTATTGAGACAGTTTTTGGCTCTCTGAAAAACAAATTTGAGATTGAGCATACTCGCCACAGATCACCGATAAATTTTTTGGTACACATTTTTTCTACGCTTGTTTCATATTCCATGCAGCCGCTGCATTTCTAA
- the uvrB gene encoding excinuclease ABC subunit UvrB, whose amino-acid sequence MKFQITTHFQPAGDQPQAIDSLIAGLNSNKRDQVLLGVTGSGKTFTMANVIARTNRPALIMAHNKTLAAQLYEEMKGLFPHNAVEYFISYYDYYQPEAYLPQTDTYIEKDSAINERIEMLRYSTVCSLLERRDTIVVASVSCIYGLGSPESYRSMIIPLSVGNKIRINDFLSNLTDLQYKRSDARFERGYFRVRGDIVDIFPSHYENKAWRLSLFGDEIEEISEVDAITGNVTKGVNKITIFPNSYYITPREALLQAIELVKKELHERLDYYYSQNKIVEAKRLEQRTNFDIEMMRTTGICKGIENYSRYLYGMEAGDPPPTLFEYLPKDVILFVDESHVTVPQVGAMYSGNEARKKKLIDYGFRLPSAFDNRPLKFEEWEGVRPQTVYISATPGKYELAKTSNVFIEQVIRPTGLTDPICIVKPIESQIDDVIHEAQVTIGKGFCVLITTLTKKMAENLAEYMSEMNMRVSYLHSDIAALERIEIIYKLRSKEIDVLVGVNLLREGLDIPECGLVAILDADKEGFLRSETSLIQTIGRAARNAEGRVILYADKITGSLDRALRETERRKKKQEEHNILHNIVPKTIIKPISNTLQERAIAEPKVNTNKDDLRKQMIEHAENLEFEEAARIKKLL is encoded by the coding sequence ATGAAATTTCAAATCACTACACATTTTCAACCTGCTGGAGATCAACCGCAGGCAATCGATAGTTTAATTGCGGGGCTAAATAGCAATAAAAGAGACCAAGTTTTGCTTGGAGTTACTGGTTCTGGGAAAACTTTTACTATGGCAAATGTTATTGCAAGGACAAACAGGCCTGCATTAATTATGGCACACAATAAAACTTTAGCAGCACAGCTTTATGAGGAAATGAAAGGATTGTTTCCCCATAATGCTGTTGAATACTTCATTTCTTATTATGATTATTATCAACCTGAAGCCTATTTACCACAAACTGATACTTATATCGAAAAAGATTCTGCAATTAACGAAAGAATTGAGATGCTGCGTTATTCCACCGTCTGCTCCCTTTTGGAGCGCAGGGATACGATCGTAGTTGCCAGTGTTTCCTGCATATACGGTCTTGGTTCGCCTGAGAGCTACCGCAGCATGATCATACCGCTTAGTGTTGGAAATAAAATTCGTATTAATGATTTCCTGAGCAACTTAACTGATCTTCAATACAAGCGCTCTGATGCCAGGTTTGAGAGAGGATATTTCAGAGTGCGCGGCGATATTGTTGATATATTTCCTTCCCATTATGAAAATAAAGCTTGGCGTTTATCGTTATTTGGCGATGAAATAGAAGAAATTTCTGAAGTTGATGCTATAACGGGCAATGTTACCAAAGGCGTAAATAAAATCACCATTTTTCCAAATAGCTATTACATAACCCCGCGTGAGGCTTTGTTGCAGGCAATTGAACTAGTCAAAAAAGAGCTGCATGAACGCTTGGATTATTACTACTCGCAAAACAAGATTGTTGAAGCAAAGCGCCTCGAGCAACGCACTAATTTTGATATCGAAATGATGAGAACAACAGGAATATGTAAAGGTATTGAAAATTATTCGCGTTATCTCTATGGAATGGAAGCTGGGGATCCACCACCTACTTTGTTTGAATATTTACCTAAAGACGTAATTTTATTTGTTGATGAGAGTCATGTCACCGTTCCTCAGGTTGGTGCGATGTACAGTGGTAATGAGGCGCGTAAAAAGAAATTGATTGACTATGGCTTCAGGCTCCCTTCCGCTTTTGATAATCGTCCATTAAAATTTGAAGAGTGGGAGGGAGTTAGGCCGCAGACTGTTTACATTTCAGCCACTCCCGGAAAGTATGAGTTGGCAAAGACCAGTAATGTATTTATAGAGCAAGTTATCCGTCCAACAGGGCTTACGGACCCAATCTGCATTGTAAAACCAATAGAGAGTCAAATTGATGATGTAATTCATGAGGCACAAGTGACAATAGGGAAGGGATTTTGTGTTTTAATCACTACATTGACGAAAAAAATGGCTGAAAATTTAGCTGAATATATGAGTGAAATGAATATGAGAGTGAGTTATTTGCATTCTGATATTGCTGCGCTGGAGAGAATAGAAATTATATACAAATTGAGATCTAAAGAAATCGATGTTTTAGTAGGTGTTAACTTGCTGAGGGAAGGTCTTGATATTCCAGAGTGTGGGTTGGTTGCAATTTTGGATGCTGATAAAGAAGGATTTTTGCGATCGGAAACTTCATTAATTCAAACGATTGGTCGTGCTGCGCGTAATGCTGAAGGTAGAGTAATTTTGTATGCAGATAAAATCACTGGTTCTCTGGACCGCGCATTAAGAGAGACCGAAAGAAGAAAAAAAAAACAAGAAGAACATAATATATTGCACAATATTGTCCCAAAGACTATAATAAAACCTATATCAAACACCTTACAGGAGAGGGCAATAGCAGAACCGAAAGTAAATACTAATAAGGATGATTTGAGAAAGCAAATGATAGAGCATGCTGAAAATTTAGAATTTGAAGAAGCAGCAAGAATAAAAAAATTATTGTAA
- a CDS encoding ferredoxin family 2Fe-2S iron-sulfur cluster binding protein: MPSVTFILPDGSKKSYEAAEGETLLNLAHRSDPDLLEGACEGSLACSTCHVIVDPKFYNAVEIHNPISDEENDMLDLAFGLTETSRLGCQIKITKDIDGLCVTIPRGTRNISLDKQGSD, from the coding sequence ATGCCATCTGTTACTTTTATTTTACCTGATGGGAGTAAGAAAAGCTATGAAGCTGCAGAGGGAGAAACTCTGCTCAATTTAGCCCACAGAAGTGATCCAGATCTGCTTGAAGGTGCATGTGAAGGTTCTCTTGCTTGCTCTACATGCCATGTAATTGTTGATCCAAAGTTTTATAATGCTGTAGAAATACATAACCCTATATCTGATGAGGAAAATGATATGTTAGACCTAGCTTTCGGCTTAACAGAGACATCAAGACTTGGGTGCCAAATAAAAATCACAAAAGATATCGACGGCTTGTGTGTAACCATACCAAGGGGTACAAGAAATATATCATTGGATAAACAGGGGAGTGATTAG
- a CDS encoding IS110 family transposase, which translates to MANPQLGYIGLTPRQYSSGKVDRHGSISKMGPAECRSMLYEAAQTMLTVTKRTFKLKNWGCEEKRNEKSNCSSSKKISCNYA; encoded by the coding sequence TTGGCTAATCCGCAACTGGGGTATATAGGGTTGACACCAAGGCAATATTCTTCTGGAAAAGTTGATCGGCATGGCAGCATATCAAAGATGGGACCAGCGGAATGTAGAAGTATGTTATATGAAGCTGCACAAACAATGCTTACAGTTACCAAGAGGACATTTAAATTAAAAAACTGGGGTTGCGAAGAAAAAAGGAATGAAAAAAGCAATTGTAGCAGTAGCAAGAAAATTAGCTGTAATTATGCATAG
- a CDS encoding transposase: protein MAVCHPKRTSRNKVFKGLAKIGKTTYGWFFGTSSNQRNWRNSRGYGDKRQR from the coding sequence ATCGCTGTTTGCCATCCAAAAAGGACCTCGAGAAACAAAGTTTTCAAAGGGTTGGCAAAGATTGGAAAGACTACTTATGGGTGGTTTTTCGGTACATCTAGTAATCAACGAAACTGGCGAAATTCAAGGGGTTACGGTGACAAAAGGCAACGTTGA
- a CDS encoding AAA family ATPase, whose amino-acid sequence MKKVIGHNQAKKKIMNNLSVQSWLICGKKGIGKATLAKSFSNWLLIKNYNEVALDLHIVEGDTIGIEKVREMKNFLHLSPIQSEHKIAIIDSLEAMTNNAKNAILKILEEPPKNSKIFIISHKPYDIQTTIRCRCFQLNLLPLTYDETKQVASSQCKFDNQTFDEMITLFPEMPGMIINTISSDAYEAYKCFYKFLHDLKNPNMINKVINSEIELELASYIIQAFILESIKREVNGVEILLSQWKKIDELFVAAKQLHLDKKHVLANVVNIMT is encoded by the coding sequence ATGAAAAAAGTAATAGGCCACAACCAAGCCAAAAAAAAAATAATGAACAACTTATCTGTTCAGTCTTGGCTGATCTGTGGTAAAAAAGGTATAGGAAAAGCAACACTTGCAAAATCCTTCTCCAATTGGTTACTCATAAAAAACTATAATGAAGTAGCATTGGACTTACACATTGTTGAAGGTGATACTATCGGAATAGAAAAAGTCAGAGAAATGAAAAACTTTCTACACTTAAGTCCCATTCAATCAGAACACAAAATAGCTATAATAGATAGCTTAGAGGCAATGACTAATAACGCTAAAAACGCAATATTGAAAATATTAGAAGAGCCGCCAAAAAATTCTAAGATATTTATAATTAGCCATAAGCCATATGATATACAAACCACTATCCGGTGTAGGTGCTTTCAGCTAAATTTACTCCCATTAACTTATGATGAAACAAAGCAAGTTGCTTCATCTCAATGTAAATTTGATAATCAAACGTTTGACGAAATGATTACTTTATTTCCTGAAATGCCAGGAATGATAATAAATACAATAAGTAGTGATGCTTATGAAGCATACAAATGCTTTTATAAATTTCTTCATGATTTAAAGAATCCCAATATGATTAATAAAGTAATTAATAGCGAAATCGAACTAGAACTAGCATCATATATAATTCAGGCCTTCATTTTAGAAAGCATAAAGAGAGAGGTAAATGGTGTTGAAATTCTGCTAAGTCAGTGGAAAAAAATAGATGAACTTTTCGTTGCCGCAAAGCAACTCCACTTAGATAAAAAGCATGTTTTAGCTAATGTAGTTAATATCATGACATAA
- a CDS encoding L-threonylcarbamoyladenylate synthase has protein sequence MVSKIINAIQNNLLVCFPTETVYALACNALDNESIGKIYQIKKRSQNKPLSIFVSDIYNLTKIAKVKERYIDLINHFSPGPITYILPLKNNNILPNEFFKDSIGIRIPEHPIAISILNKLKVPIVATSTNISGKESVCKANGIPQSIKQHLSVVIEDDELVSGIESTIIDLTEDKIKVLREGAISLQTVNNAFSN, from the coding sequence ATGGTATCTAAAATAATAAATGCAATACAGAACAATTTATTAGTGTGTTTTCCAACAGAAACAGTGTATGCTCTTGCTTGTAATGCACTAGATAATGAATCTATAGGAAAAATATATCAGATAAAGAAACGCTCTCAAAATAAACCACTGTCTATATTTGTTAGTGATATTTACAATTTGACAAAAATAGCAAAGGTAAAGGAAAGATATATTGATTTAATAAACCACTTTTCTCCTGGACCAATTACCTATATTTTACCACTTAAAAACAACAACATATTGCCAAACGAATTCTTTAAAGATAGTATAGGTATCAGAATTCCTGAGCATCCTATTGCAATTTCAATACTAAACAAACTGAAAGTTCCAATAGTTGCAACTAGTACAAATATTTCAGGAAAAGAAAGTGTATGTAAGGCAAACGGTATACCACAATCCATTAAGCAACATTTATCTGTAGTGATTGAAGATGACGAACTAGTTTCTGGTATAGAATCTACTATTATTGACTTAACCGAAGATAAGATTAAGGTTTTAAGGGAAGGTGCAATTTCATTACAAACAGTAAACAACGCATTTTCAAACTAA